The sequence below is a genomic window from Sphingobium sp. EP60837.
GATCAGCCGGGCGGGGTAGCGCATCCGGCCGCGCCCCGCCCCTTCCATCAAATCAGCGAATCGAGCAAACCGATCAGCGGCAGGTCCGCTGGCGGCATTTCCAGCGCGTACATCTGGCTGGGCCTCACCCATTTCAACTCAGTCGCGTGTCGCGCTTCGGGCAGGCCCTGCCATTTGCGACAGACGTAGAGCAACAGGAGCAAATGCCGATCGCCCAGCGCTTCGCTGGCGAAAGCCGCTGGCGCGAGGCAACTGGCGTGGGTGCGGATGCCCAGTTCTTCCTCCAGTTCCCGAATCAAAGCGGATTCCGGCGTTTCATCCGTTTCCACCTTGCCGCCGGGAAATTCCCAAAGCCCGGCCATCGCCTTTCCCGGCGGGCGTTGCTGCAGCAGCACGCGCCCATCGGCATCGACCAGGGCAGCGGCGACCACCAGCAGCGGAGAAATTATCGTCATATCGATCCAGCAAAGGGGTTTGTTAACTCTGGCTCTTTTACAAGGCCAAGCGGGGCTGTCTGCAACAAATGGTGGTGGCATGCGCGGGTTGATCGAAAGCATATCCCGGTTGGGACTGCTGCAATGTCAGCGGGGGGCTACCGCAGTTGAATATGGGCTGATCCTGGCGCTGATCTGCCTCGCCATGATCGCTGCGCTGTCGAACGTCGCGAACAAGACGATCGGCATGTGGAACAATGTCGCGACGGAAGTTCTCGCGCATTAACCATCAATATCTGACACTTTCGGTGCTCTATTAAATCTTTGTCAACCTAACCCACATAAACCGTCCATTGCTGACCTAATTCGAAGCGGGGCGGCCGGGTAGTAATCGGGAACATACGTCAAGGAGACTTCAAATGCAGTTCGTGCGTAAGATGCTGAAGAACGAAAAGGGTGCAACGGCCATCGAATACGGCCTGATCGCGGCTCTGATCGCCGTCGCCGCCATCGGCGCGATGACCAGCCTCGGCGGCAAGCTGGGCAACACCTTCAACAATGTCGGCGGCAACCTGAAGTAAGGTCCACGTCATTGCGAAAGAAAGGCGGCGGAAGCAATTCCGCCGCCTTTTCTTTTGCATCTCCTCCCAAGCGAGGGCAGCCGCCGTCCGCTAAATGATGATCTTCACCCGCTGGCCGGGGCGCAGCACGCTTTGTGCAGTCAGGGAATTGAGTGTGAGGAAGCGATCCAACTGATAATTGGGATAGGCCATGCGCTGGCTGAGTGACTGTACGGTGTCGCCGGACTTGACGGTGACGACGCTGATGCGCCGCGGCTTGATTGCGGCAGCTTCCTGCGGCGAGAGGCGCTGAACGGACTGCACCATAGAGGAAAAGGGGCCGATGCCCTGCCCTGCCGCAGTCAGCAGGAGAAAATGATAGGCCTTCCCGCCGCCGAAATCATAGGCGAACACTGTCGCATCAACTTGGCTCGACTGGGTACTCGCCCGGATCGTGCGCCAGGCTGCAGG
It includes:
- a CDS encoding (deoxy)nucleoside triphosphate pyrophosphohydrolase — protein: MTIISPLLVVAAALVDADGRVLLQQRPPGKAMAGLWEFPGGKVETDETPESALIRELEEELGIRTHASCLAPAAFASEALGDRHLLLLLYVCRKWQGLPEARHATELKWVRPSQMYALEMPPADLPLIGLLDSLI
- a CDS encoding Flp family type IVb pilin; this translates as MRGLIESISRLGLLQCQRGATAVEYGLILALICLAMIAALSNVANKTIGMWNNVATEVLAH
- a CDS encoding Flp family type IVb pilin, with amino-acid sequence MQFVRKMLKNEKGATAIEYGLIAALIAVAAIGAMTSLGGKLGNTFNNVGGNLK